One Desulforhopalus sp. DNA segment encodes these proteins:
- a CDS encoding citrate synthase (catalyzes the formation of citrate from acetyl-CoA and oxaloacetate), with translation MSSTAEKEAPSQNVGLGLADITICESEICYIDGDAGTLIYRGYDAIELAKHSTFEEVAYLLWYGALPRPTEFKAFLAGFTGSMALPIETVMILRMFPKAATPMEVIRTAVSSLGHWDPDSGNTGLDASLRKAQRLALRIPLLIAAHQRLREGKEPLKPLPGHGIAYNFLYALFGKEPDPVVEKAFDAALILHADHELNASTFSARVTASTMADIYSSVTSAIGTLKGPLHGGANTEVMLMLQEIGEPGKARAYIENKLAAKEKIPGFGHRVYRCEDPRVDPLRDYARILSERAGDTTFFEITQEIQKVVVEKTKVFPNVDLYTASLYHAIGLPTDLFTPIFAISRTIGWTSHILEQWSNNKLIRPRAEYIGPKSYCYIPIKERIHG, from the coding sequence ATGTCAAGCACGGCGGAAAAGGAGGCCCCATCACAAAATGTCGGTCTCGGACTTGCCGACATCACCATCTGTGAGTCCGAGATCTGCTATATCGACGGCGATGCCGGCACCCTGATCTATCGCGGATACGATGCCATTGAACTCGCCAAGCATTCGACCTTTGAAGAGGTTGCCTACCTTCTTTGGTACGGGGCACTGCCGCGACCCACCGAATTCAAGGCATTTCTTGCCGGATTTACCGGCTCCATGGCCCTGCCCATCGAAACGGTGATGATCCTCAGGATGTTTCCCAAGGCCGCTACGCCGATGGAGGTCATCCGTACCGCCGTTTCCTCCCTAGGCCACTGGGACCCGGACAGCGGCAATACCGGCCTCGACGCCAGCCTGCGCAAGGCACAGCGCCTTGCCCTGCGCATCCCACTGCTTATCGCCGCCCACCAGCGGCTGCGCGAGGGCAAAGAGCCGCTGAAGCCCCTTCCCGGTCACGGCATAGCTTATAACTTTCTCTACGCCCTGTTCGGCAAAGAACCCGACCCGGTGGTTGAAAAGGCCTTCGACGCCGCCCTTATCCTCCACGCCGACCATGAACTCAATGCCTCGACTTTTTCCGCCCGGGTCACCGCCTCGACCATGGCCGATATCTATTCCTCGGTAACCTCGGCGATCGGCACCCTGAAAGGCCCGCTGCATGGCGGCGCCAATACCGAGGTCATGCTCATGCTCCAAGAGATCGGTGAACCCGGCAAGGCCCGGGCCTACATCGAGAACAAGCTGGCGGCGAAAGAGAAGATCCCCGGCTTTGGCCACCGGGTTTACCGTTGTGAAGATCCGCGCGTTGACCCATTGCGTGACTACGCCAGGATTTTATCAGAAAGGGCCGGTGACACCACATTCTTCGAAATCACTCAGGAAATCCAGAAGGTTGTGGTCGAAAAAACCAAGGTCTTCCCCAACGTTGACCTCTATACTGCGTCTCTGTACCACGCCATCGGTTTACCAACGGATCTCTTTACCCCGATTTTTGCCATAAGCCGGACCATCGGCTGGACCTCACACATACTTGAACAATGGAGCAACAACAAACTCATTCGCCCCCGCGCCGAGTATATCGGGCCGAAGTCGTATTGCTACATCCCAATCAAAGAACGGATCCACGGGTAA